A region of Streptomyces sp. R44 DNA encodes the following proteins:
- a CDS encoding SulP family inorganic anion transporter codes for MTLCTPARTTNRPRIQRPHSPPEGPRRRFRLAGADLSASVAVFLIALPLSLGIALATGAPLQSGLVAAAVGGLVAGRVGGSPLQVSGPAAGLTVVTAELIQRYGWRTTCAITVLAGLSQLALSALRVARSALAVSPAIVHGMLAGIGVTIALAQLHIVLGGTPQSSAVDNVLGLPAQLAHAHPAALTISALTVAVLLCWSRLPGRAGRLARKVPAALVAVAGATALATFAGLAVPRVDLPSWSSHALPGLPEGPVLGIAAGVLTITLVTSVQSLLSAVAVDKLVASRADRGRGVPRSDLDRELAGQGAANVISGALGGLPVAGVAVRSVANVSAGAVSRASTMLHGLWIVLAALLLVPVLDLIPLAALAALVMVVGIQMVSITHIRTVTRHREVVVYVVTLTGVVLVGILEGVALGIAVAIAVALHRLARTRITREERDGRQLLHVRGQLTFLAVPRLSRALHQLPQGSDVVVELDGSFMDHAAYETLSDWTAGHLAHGGTVETTGPSGIRIAEPAPVTASAAHPCCRPWTPWHNHQCGEQPPETPETTGTTGTTGTTGANANGATGTEAGRTTGLHLASGIGKFQRNTAPLVRDELARLAREGQRPSQLFLTCADSRLVTSMITSSGPGDLFTVRNVGNLVPLPGEESGDDSVAAAIEYAVEVLRVSSITVCGHSGCGAMQALLNGSPDDPPTPLRRWLRHGRPSLERMASRRHAWARISGRLPADAVEQLCLTNVVQQLEHLRAYEPVARRLAEGTLSLHGVYFHVGEAQAYLLSGTDEVHSYDDVFTQVMPTDHQVAPANHHVMPTGRLAGAARAS; via the coding sequence ATGACTCTCTGCACCCCTGCCCGCACGACCAACCGGCCCCGGATCCAGCGGCCTCACAGCCCGCCGGAGGGGCCCCGACGCCGCTTCCGTCTCGCCGGCGCGGACCTCTCCGCGTCCGTCGCCGTCTTCCTGATCGCGCTGCCGCTCTCGCTCGGCATCGCGCTCGCCACCGGAGCCCCGCTCCAGTCGGGCCTGGTGGCCGCCGCCGTCGGCGGCCTCGTCGCCGGCCGGGTCGGCGGCTCCCCGCTCCAGGTGAGCGGCCCCGCCGCCGGACTCACCGTCGTGACCGCCGAGCTCATCCAGCGGTACGGCTGGCGCACCACCTGCGCCATCACCGTCCTCGCGGGTCTCAGCCAACTCGCCCTGTCGGCCCTGCGCGTGGCCCGTTCGGCGCTCGCCGTCTCGCCCGCGATCGTGCACGGCATGCTGGCCGGCATCGGCGTCACCATCGCCCTCGCCCAGCTCCACATCGTGCTGGGCGGCACTCCGCAGAGTTCCGCCGTCGACAACGTCCTCGGACTGCCGGCCCAGTTGGCGCACGCCCATCCGGCCGCGCTCACCATCAGCGCCCTCACCGTGGCCGTACTGCTCTGCTGGTCCCGGCTGCCGGGCCGGGCGGGGCGGCTCGCGCGGAAGGTCCCGGCCGCGCTCGTCGCGGTGGCCGGGGCGACGGCCCTGGCCACCTTCGCCGGACTGGCCGTGCCCCGCGTGGACCTGCCGTCCTGGAGCAGCCACGCGCTGCCCGGCCTGCCCGAGGGACCGGTCCTCGGGATCGCGGCCGGCGTGCTCACGATCACCCTCGTCACCAGCGTGCAGTCGCTGCTCTCGGCCGTCGCGGTCGACAAGCTGGTCGCCTCCCGCGCGGACCGCGGCCGGGGCGTTCCCCGCTCCGACCTCGACCGCGAGCTCGCCGGACAGGGCGCGGCCAATGTGATCTCCGGGGCGCTCGGCGGCCTCCCGGTCGCCGGGGTCGCGGTCCGCAGCGTCGCCAACGTCTCGGCGGGCGCGGTGAGTCGCGCCTCGACCATGCTGCACGGCCTGTGGATCGTGCTCGCGGCCCTGCTGCTCGTGCCCGTGCTCGACCTGATCCCGCTGGCCGCGCTCGCCGCCCTCGTCATGGTGGTCGGCATCCAGATGGTGAGCATCACCCACATCCGTACGGTCACGCGCCACCGCGAGGTCGTGGTCTACGTGGTGACGCTGACCGGTGTCGTCCTCGTCGGCATCCTGGAGGGCGTCGCCCTCGGCATCGCCGTGGCCATCGCGGTCGCCCTGCACCGGCTCGCCCGCACCCGGATCACCCGGGAGGAGCGGGACGGGCGGCAGCTGCTCCACGTCCGGGGCCAGCTGACCTTCCTGGCCGTGCCCCGGCTCAGCCGGGCCCTGCACCAGCTGCCGCAGGGATCCGACGTGGTGGTCGAGCTCGACGGCTCCTTCATGGACCACGCGGCGTACGAGACGCTGAGCGACTGGACCGCCGGGCACCTCGCCCACGGCGGGACGGTCGAGACGACCGGGCCCTCCGGGATCCGGATCGCCGAGCCCGCGCCGGTGACCGCCTCCGCCGCGCACCCCTGCTGCCGCCCCTGGACTCCCTGGCACAACCACCAGTGCGGTGAACAGCCCCCGGAGACCCCCGAGACGACCGGGACGACCGGGACCACCGGGACCACCGGCGCCAACGCCAACGGCGCCACCGGCACCGAAGCCGGGCGGACCACGGGGCTGCATCTGGCGAGCGGCATCGGCAAGTTCCAGCGGAACACCGCCCCGCTCGTGCGGGACGAGCTCGCGCGGCTCGCCCGGGAGGGGCAGCGTCCCTCTCAGCTCTTCCTGACCTGCGCCGACTCCCGTCTCGTCACCAGCATGATCACGTCGAGCGGCCCCGGTGACCTCTTCACCGTGCGCAACGTCGGCAACCTCGTCCCGCTGCCCGGCGAGGAGAGCGGGGACGACTCGGTGGCGGCGGCGATCGAGTACGCGGTGGAGGTGCTGCGGGTCTCGTCGATCACCGTCTGCGGCCACTCGGGCTGCGGTGCGATGCAGGCCCTGCTCAACGGCAGCCCGGACGACCCGCCGACCCCGCTGCGGCGCTGGCTGCGCCACGGCAGACCCAGCCTGGAGCGGATGGCGAGCCGGCGGCACGCCTGGGCCCGGATCTCCGGGCGGCTTCCGGCCGACGCGGTCGAGCAGCTCTGTCTGACGAACGTGGTCCAGCAGCTGGAGCACCTCCGGGCGTACGAGCCGGTGGCGCGCCGGCTGGCCGAGGGCACGCTCTCGCTGCACGGCGTGTACTTCCACGTGGGCGAGGCGCAGGCGTACCTCCTCTCGGGGACGGACGAGGTGCACAGCTACGACGACGTCTTCACCCAGGTCATGCCGACGGATCACCAGGTCGCGCCGGCGAATCACCACGTCATGCCGACCGGTCGGCTCGCCGGGGCGGCGCGCGCGTCCTGA